Genomic window (Ruminococcus flavefaciens AE3010):
ACGTCAGCAAGCACAAGCTCATCGCCCTGTGAAATGCTGTCGTAGTCAGCCTCATTTACAAATGTAAGAGGAAGAATGCCTGCATTGATAAGGTTAGCTCTGTGGATACGAGCAAATGACTTAACAAGAACAGCCTTTACGCCAAGATAGAGCGGTGCAAGTGCAGCGTGCTCTCTTGATGAGCCCTGTCCGTAGTTGGAACCGCCGACGATTATGCTCTTACCGAGAGACTTAGCTCTCTCAGGGAAGCTTTCATCGCATACAGCGAAGCAGTGCTGTGAGATCTTCGGGATATTTGAACGCAGAGGAAGGATCTTTGCACCTGCAGGCATGATGTGATCAGTTGTGATATTGTCACCGACTTTAAGTGATACGGGAGCGTCGATAGTCTCAAGAAGCGGAGCTGTCTCGGGATAAGGCTTGATGTTTGGTCCGCGGAGTATCTCTACGCTGTCCATTTCCTCAACAGAAGCGGGCGGAACGATCATATTGTCGTTGATAACGAATTCCTCGGGGAGCTTGAAATCAGGCATGTCGCCAAGCTCTCTCGGGTCTGTGAGATAACCTGTAAGTGCGGATACAGCAGCCATTTCGGGAGATACAAGATATATCTGTCCGTCCTTAGTACCTGAGCGTCCCTCAAAGTTTCTGTTGAAGGTTCTCAGAGAGATACCCTTTGAATTAGGAGACTGTCCCATACCGATACATGGTCCGCATGCACTTTCAAGGATCCTTGCACCTGCATCAATGAGTATAGAAAGCGCGCCGTTCTGAGCAAGCATATTGAGGACCTGCTTTGAACCGGGAGCAATTGCCAGTGATACATCGGGATTAACAGTCTTGCCCTTGAGTATATGAGCTACCTTCAGCATATCAAGAAGTGATGAGTTTGTACATGAACCGATACATACCTGATCTATCTTGAGTCTGCCTATCTCCTCAACGCTCTTAACGTTATCGGGAGAATGAGGACATGCTGCAAGAGGAACAAGCTCGCTGAGATTGATCTGAAGCTCCTCGTCATATACTGCATCAGGATCAGCAGCAAGAGGTGTCCATACTTCCTCGCGCTTCTGAGCCTTGAGGAACTGCTTTGTGATCTCGTCTGACGGGAATATAGATGTTGTAGCGCCAAGCTCTGCGCCCATATTTGTGATAGTAGCTCTTTCGGGAACTGAAAGTGTCTTTACGCCCTCGCCGCAGTACTCGATGACCTTGCCTACGCCGCCTTTAACGGAAAGTCTTCTGAGAACTTCAAGGATAACGTCCTTTGCAGCTACCCATGGTCTGAGCTTGCCTGTGAGTTCAACCTTAACTACCTTTGGACATGTGATATAGTATGCTCCGCCGCCCATAGCAACAGCAACATCAAGTCCGCCTGCACCGATAGCGATCATACCGATACCGCCGCCTGTAGGAGTATGGCTGTCAGAGCCGATAAGAGTCTTCCCCGGGATACCGAAACGCTCAAGGTGTACCTGGTGGCAGATACCGTTACCAGGACGCGAGAAGTAAATG
Coding sequences:
- a CDS encoding aconitate hydratase, which encodes MGLTLTEKILKAHLVDGEYVKGQEIGIRIDQTLTQDATGTMAYLEFEAIGVPRVKTERSVAYIDHNTLQSGFENADDHRFIGSVAKKHGIYFSRPGNGICHQVHLERFGIPGKTLIGSDSHTPTGGGIGMIAIGAGGLDVAVAMGGGAYYITCPKVVKVELTGKLRPWVAAKDVILEVLRRLSVKGGVGKVIEYCGEGVKTLSVPERATITNMGAELGATTSIFPSDEITKQFLKAQKREEVWTPLAADPDAVYDEELQINLSELVPLAACPHSPDNVKSVEEIGRLKIDQVCIGSCTNSSLLDMLKVAHILKGKTVNPDVSLAIAPGSKQVLNMLAQNGALSILIDAGARILESACGPCIGMGQSPNSKGISLRTFNRNFEGRSGTKDGQIYLVSPEMAAVSALTGYLTDPRELGDMPDFKLPEEFVINDNMIVPPASVEEMDSVEILRGPNIKPYPETAPLLETIDAPVSLKVGDNITTDHIMPAGAKILPLRSNIPKISQHCFAVCDESFPERAKSLGKSIIVGGSNYGQGSSREHAALAPLYLGVKAVLVKSFARIHRANLINAGILPLTFVNEADYDSISQGDELVLADVRKAVEAGKSELTVVNKTNGKEIPVLCELSGRTKDIMLAGGLLDFTRESMK